From the genome of Phytohabitans rumicis, one region includes:
- a CDS encoding RCC1 domain-containing protein produces MTSKARLRVGAVVAVLAAAVGAVAITTPASAASSWISVSAGQSLTCGIKTDNTLWCWGGYAVLIYDEDVPVQVTTPNVLWASVSVGGVHACALTTGGTAYCWGSNFYGQLGTNDKVTYLTPRSVAIARTMVAISAGGSHTCAIATTTQLYCWGDGRSGSLGLGTETEWTSPRLVSSGWSVVSAGDFATCAINTSGTAHCWGSNYHSELGMGDVDDQWSPAPISSTGDWLDIDTSAGHTCGVSTAHRLYCWGANRSGELGIGTLSTTSTNVPTRVGSTSNWSSVDAGGHRDNTWYDASTCGLYTNGTRFCWGYNGDGQLGIGDNTNRNAPRRLLDEAGWSVISVGDDHTCGIRLTGTLQCWGQNHYGQLGVGDEVDRNVPATVP; encoded by the coding sequence ATGACTTCCAAGGCTCGATTGCGCGTCGGCGCGGTCGTCGCGGTGCTCGCCGCCGCCGTGGGCGCCGTCGCCATCACCACACCCGCGAGCGCCGCGTCTTCGTGGATATCCGTCAGCGCGGGCCAAAGCCTCACCTGCGGCATCAAGACGGACAACACCCTGTGGTGCTGGGGCGGCTACGCCGTCCTCATCTACGACGAGGACGTTCCGGTGCAGGTCACGACGCCGAACGTCCTGTGGGCGTCGGTGAGCGTCGGAGGCGTCCACGCTTGCGCGCTGACCACCGGCGGCACCGCGTACTGCTGGGGCAGCAACTTCTACGGCCAGCTTGGCACAAACGACAAGGTCACCTACCTGACACCGCGCAGCGTCGCCATCGCCCGCACCATGGTGGCGATCTCCGCCGGTGGCTCCCACACGTGCGCCATCGCCACCACCACTCAGCTCTACTGCTGGGGCGACGGCCGCTCCGGCTCCCTGGGCCTCGGCACGGAGACCGAGTGGACCTCACCGCGCCTGGTGAGTTCGGGCTGGTCGGTCGTGTCGGCAGGCGACTTCGCCACCTGCGCCATCAACACGTCCGGCACCGCGCACTGCTGGGGCTCGAACTACCACAGCGAGCTCGGCATGGGGGACGTCGACGACCAGTGGTCGCCCGCCCCGATCTCCAGCACCGGCGACTGGCTCGACATCGACACCTCCGCCGGGCACACCTGCGGCGTCTCGACCGCTCACCGGCTCTACTGCTGGGGCGCCAACCGCAGCGGTGAGCTGGGCATCGGTACCCTCAGCACCACCTCGACCAACGTACCGACCCGGGTCGGCTCGACCAGCAACTGGTCCAGCGTGGATGCCGGTGGTCACCGCGACAACACCTGGTACGACGCCTCCACGTGCGGGCTATACACCAACGGCACCCGATTCTGCTGGGGCTACAACGGGGACGGCCAGCTCGGCATCGGTGACAACACGAACCGCAACGCACCGCGCCGGCTGCTCGATGAGGCCGGCTGGTCGGTCATCTCCGTCGGCGACGACCACACCTGCGGCATCAGGTTGACCGGCACGCTGCAGTGCTGGGGTCAAAACCACTACGGCCAGCTCGGTGTCGGCGACGAGGTCGACCGCAACGTCCCGGCGACGGTGCCGTGA
- a CDS encoding MauE/DoxX family redox-associated membrane protein, whose amino-acid sequence MSYLSLGLMATLWCTFAASAWSKLRSRAAQKAFAESLRPLPFVPAGLVHRAAAATTMAEAGVVLGLGLAVVAVAGGWSPARPLATVMLALTGGLLAVFTAGVALAVRRDTGARCACFGAAEQPLGARHLVRNGLLLAAVAVAVLGIAAARVQPLGLAGVAVALPAGAVGALVLIRLDDLIYLFTPRPVRGSP is encoded by the coding sequence ATGTCGTACCTGTCATTGGGGTTGATGGCGACGCTGTGGTGCACGTTCGCCGCGTCCGCGTGGAGCAAGCTGCGCAGCCGTGCCGCCCAGAAGGCGTTCGCGGAGTCGCTGCGCCCGCTGCCGTTCGTACCGGCTGGCCTGGTGCACCGGGCGGCGGCGGCGACCACCATGGCGGAGGCCGGCGTCGTACTCGGCCTGGGCCTGGCCGTCGTGGCCGTGGCCGGCGGGTGGTCACCGGCGCGGCCGCTCGCGACGGTGATGCTCGCCCTGACCGGCGGCCTGCTGGCGGTGTTCACCGCGGGTGTGGCGCTCGCCGTGCGCCGCGACACCGGCGCGCGGTGCGCGTGCTTCGGCGCGGCGGAGCAGCCGTTGGGCGCCCGCCACCTGGTCCGAAACGGCCTGCTGCTGGCGGCGGTCGCGGTCGCGGTGCTGGGCATCGCCGCGGCCCGGGTGCAGCCGCTCGGGCTGGCCGGCGTGGCGGTGGCGTTGCCGGCCGGGGCGGTCGGCGCGCTGGTGCTGATCCGCCTGGACGACCTGATCTATCTGTTCACGCCGCGCCCGGTCCGCGGATCACCGTAG
- a CDS encoding BTAD domain-containing putative transcriptional regulator: MDLHRFNRLVDEARAVQDPSARSARLASALDLWRGPALGDAATGDARERLCSELEESRFAAISDRIDAELDAGRHADVVAELSSLTIEHPLRERLHGQLMMALYRCGRRADALDAFRRARQLLVTELGLEPGPQLRALEASIIADTARTEDLLPVGTRARVVPAQLPPDLASFAGRSEELRRLDALLAENGSATAPSICLVTGTAGVGKTTLAVRWAQRARDRFPDGQMYLNLRGFDPVDPPAGPSETLPVLLQTLQVPAERIPATLEAQVASYRGLLAGRRMLIILDNVRDADQVRPLLPGAPGCAVVITSRNQLASLLVVDGARLLPLDLLSADEARELLAHRLGAERVAAEAGAVDDIIAKCARLPLALAIVAARAATHPAFALAALVGASHDPRVSLDTLDGGDQATRVRAVFSWSYQSLSHGAARLFRLLGLHPGPDIAAPAAASLAGTPIGPARLLLDELARAHLVSENSPGRYGFHDLLRAYAAELAHTHDHGTERHAALHRLFDHYLHTAHAAHRLLTPHRDPVAVGVPVPEVATEPLTDDVQALAWFVAERAVLVAVVAQAAKAGFDTHSWQLAWALTEFFARQGHWHEWAATHRTALQAIHGQTDHLGQAHTHRGLAIAYARLSRHDDAFTHFNRALELFTELDDRTSQGHTHLGVAWLFDRQGRRPQALDHAIQALALYREAGNAAGQANALNAVGWYHAQLGNYEQTLVHCEPAIALHRDSRDRRGEASTWDSLGYAHRHLGHHEQATACGRNAVELYREIGDRYNEADTLIRLGDTRHAVGDHHTAREHWRRALTILHELGHPDAGEARARLG, from the coding sequence GTGGACCTGCACCGGTTCAACCGCCTCGTGGACGAGGCGCGCGCCGTTCAGGATCCCTCCGCGCGCTCCGCGCGGCTGGCCTCGGCGCTTGACCTGTGGCGAGGGCCGGCGCTCGGGGACGCGGCGACGGGCGACGCGCGCGAACGGTTGTGCAGTGAGCTGGAGGAGTCGCGATTCGCGGCGATCTCCGACCGGATCGACGCGGAGCTCGACGCCGGGCGGCACGCGGACGTGGTCGCCGAACTGTCCAGCCTCACCATCGAGCACCCGTTGCGGGAACGGCTGCACGGCCAGCTGATGATGGCCCTGTACCGGTGCGGCCGGCGCGCCGACGCCCTCGATGCCTTCCGCCGAGCTCGCCAGCTGCTCGTCACCGAGCTCGGCCTGGAACCGGGTCCGCAGCTGCGCGCGCTGGAGGCGTCCATCATCGCCGACACCGCCCGGACCGAGGACCTGCTCCCCGTGGGTACGCGGGCGCGCGTCGTGCCGGCCCAACTCCCGCCCGATCTGGCCAGTTTCGCCGGTCGTTCCGAGGAACTGCGCCGACTCGACGCGCTGCTGGCCGAGAATGGCAGCGCGACCGCACCCTCGATCTGCCTGGTCACCGGGACGGCCGGGGTGGGTAAGACGACGCTGGCGGTGCGTTGGGCGCAGCGGGCCCGCGATCGTTTTCCGGACGGCCAGATGTACCTGAACCTGCGCGGCTTCGATCCGGTCGACCCGCCGGCCGGCCCGAGCGAAACGCTGCCGGTACTGCTGCAGACACTGCAGGTGCCCGCGGAGCGGATCCCGGCCACGCTGGAGGCCCAGGTCGCCTCCTACCGCGGCCTCTTGGCCGGCCGGCGCATGTTGATCATCTTGGACAACGTCCGCGACGCGGACCAGGTGCGGCCGTTGCTGCCCGGGGCGCCCGGTTGTGCCGTCGTGATAACCAGCCGCAACCAACTCGCCAGCTTGCTGGTCGTCGACGGTGCCCGGTTGCTGCCGCTGGACCTGCTGTCCGCGGACGAGGCCCGCGAGCTGCTGGCCCACCGTCTCGGTGCCGAACGCGTCGCCGCCGAGGCCGGCGCGGTCGACGACATCATCGCCAAGTGCGCGCGACTGCCGTTGGCGTTGGCGATCGTGGCGGCCCGCGCGGCGACGCACCCGGCGTTCGCCCTCGCCGCGCTCGTCGGTGCGTCACACGATCCGCGCGTCAGCCTGGACACCCTCGACGGTGGCGACCAGGCCACCCGGGTACGCGCCGTCTTCTCCTGGTCCTACCAATCACTGAGCCACGGCGCGGCGCGGCTCTTCCGGCTGCTCGGCCTGCACCCCGGGCCCGACATCGCGGCGCCCGCCGCGGCGAGCCTCGCCGGCACGCCGATCGGGCCGGCGCGCCTGCTGCTGGACGAACTGGCCCGAGCGCATCTGGTCAGCGAGAACAGCCCCGGCCGGTACGGTTTCCACGACCTTCTGCGGGCGTATGCCGCGGAGCTCGCCCATACCCATGACCACGGCACCGAACGCCACGCGGCGCTGCACCGGCTGTTCGACCACTACCTGCACACCGCCCACGCGGCGCATCGACTGCTGACCCCGCATCGAGACCCGGTCGCGGTCGGCGTACCTGTGCCGGAGGTCGCCACGGAGCCTCTCACCGACGACGTACAGGCGCTTGCCTGGTTCGTCGCTGAGCGCGCCGTCCTGGTCGCCGTCGTGGCGCAGGCCGCCAAGGCAGGCTTCGACACCCACTCCTGGCAACTGGCCTGGGCGCTCACGGAGTTCTTCGCCCGGCAGGGCCACTGGCACGAGTGGGCTGCCACGCACCGCACCGCTCTGCAAGCCATCCATGGCCAGACCGACCACCTTGGACAGGCCCACACCCATCGGGGCCTCGCCATCGCGTACGCGCGGCTGAGCCGGCACGACGACGCGTTCACACACTTCAACCGGGCCCTTGAGCTGTTCACCGAGCTCGACGACCGGACCAGCCAGGGCCATACCCACCTTGGGGTGGCATGGCTGTTCGACCGCCAGGGCCGCCGTCCGCAGGCACTCGATCACGCGATCCAGGCCCTCGCCCTGTACCGCGAGGCAGGCAACGCGGCAGGACAGGCGAACGCCTTGAACGCCGTCGGCTGGTACCACGCCCAACTGGGCAACTACGAACAGACTCTGGTCCACTGTGAACCGGCCATCGCGCTGCACCGGGACTCCCGCGACCGCAGAGGCGAGGCCAGCACCTGGGACAGCCTCGGGTACGCCCACCGCCATCTCGGCCACCACGAACAGGCCACCGCCTGCGGTCGAAACGCCGTGGAGCTGTACCGCGAGATCGGCGACCGGTACAACGAAGCCGACACGCTCATCCGCCTCGGCGACACCCGGCACGCGGTGGGGGACCACCACACCGCTCGGGAGCACTGGCGCCGTGCCCTGACCATCCTGCACGAACTCGGCCACCCGGACGCCGGCGAAGCCCGAGCGAGGCTGGGCTAG
- a CDS encoding M20/M25/M40 family metallo-hydrolase: protein MTLDVPIRRLGDLRSRTAEMVRYLDRLVSVETPSEDLAACRAGADVVGAVGEEIMGDQAEPVEVDGRVHLRWSWPAGPDRPTIGLIGHYDTVWPMGTLDRWPFTLDQTAGTATGPGCFDMKAGIVQLFHAIAALPDRAGLEVLLTCDEELGSPTSQELVRELARRAAAALILEPSAGGALKTSRKGIGRYRFDVHGRAAHAGLEPENGRNALTVLGKLLLDVGAMARPDVGTTVTPTLAAGGTASNVVPAHAWLQVDVRVAVEGEAERVDDQMRGLAPGMPDVTLALTGGPNRPPMPATSSAALFARATAAAAVLGVGPLAGVAVGGGSDGNFTAAAGCPTLDGLGAVGAGAHAEGEYVVIAGMPERAALVTELIQDIRGGR, encoded by the coding sequence ATGACGCTCGATGTGCCCATCCGTCGCCTCGGCGACCTGCGCTCCCGTACCGCGGAGATGGTTCGTTACCTCGACCGCCTGGTCTCGGTCGAAACTCCGTCGGAAGATCTGGCGGCCTGCCGCGCCGGCGCCGACGTGGTCGGCGCCGTCGGCGAGGAGATCATGGGCGACCAGGCGGAGCCCGTCGAGGTCGACGGACGTGTCCACCTGCGCTGGAGCTGGCCCGCCGGCCCGGACCGGCCGACGATCGGGCTGATCGGGCACTACGACACCGTGTGGCCGATGGGGACCCTGGACCGCTGGCCGTTCACCCTGGACCAGACCGCCGGCACCGCGACGGGCCCGGGCTGCTTCGACATGAAGGCCGGGATCGTCCAGCTCTTCCACGCGATCGCGGCGCTGCCGGACCGCGCCGGCCTGGAGGTCCTGCTGACGTGCGACGAGGAGCTCGGGTCGCCGACGAGCCAGGAGCTCGTGCGGGAGCTGGCCCGCCGCGCCGCCGCCGCGCTCATCCTCGAGCCGTCGGCGGGCGGCGCGCTCAAGACCAGCCGCAAGGGAATCGGCCGGTACCGGTTCGACGTGCACGGGCGCGCCGCGCACGCGGGGCTGGAGCCGGAGAACGGCCGCAACGCGCTCACCGTCCTGGGCAAGCTCCTGCTGGACGTCGGTGCCATGGCCCGGCCCGACGTGGGTACGACAGTGACGCCGACCCTGGCCGCGGGCGGGACGGCGAGCAACGTGGTGCCCGCGCACGCGTGGCTTCAGGTCGACGTCCGGGTGGCCGTCGAGGGCGAAGCCGAGCGCGTCGACGATCAGATGCGCGGTCTTGCACCCGGGATGCCGGATGTCACGCTCGCCCTCACCGGCGGCCCGAACCGGCCTCCGATGCCGGCCACCTCCAGCGCGGCCCTGTTCGCGCGGGCGACGGCCGCCGCGGCGGTGCTGGGCGTCGGCCCACTGGCGGGCGTCGCGGTGGGCGGCGGATCGGACGGCAACTTCACCGCGGCGGCGGGCTGCCCGACGCTGGACGGTCTCGGCGCGGTCGGGGCCGGCGCGCACGCCGAGGGCGAGTACGTCGTGATCGCGGGCATGCCGGAGCGGGCGGCGCTGGTGACGGAGCTCATCCAGGACATCCGTGGCGGTCGCTGA